In Thermococcus chitonophagus, the genomic stretch TGCTCGCGGGTGGAAAAGGGACAAGGCTACTTCCTTTGACAATATACAGGCCGAAGCCAATGATGCCATTTTTTAATAAGCCCCTGATGGAATATATGCTTAGAAGCCTTGTTGATATCGGAGTTGACGAGGTGGTAATTCTTGTTGGTTACTTGAAAGAGAAAATTTTCGAATATTTTGGTAACGGAGAAGATTTTGGAGTTGAGATCAAGTACTCGAATGGGGAAAACATAAAGCTTGGGACGGCTGGTGCGCTTAAGAAGGCTGAAAAGTTCTTGGACGACACCTTTATAGTTGCTTCAAGTGACGTTCTGACGAACTTAAACTTTAAAGAACTAGTCGAGTTTCACAAGAGGAAGGGCGGAATAGCAACAATGGCCCTCACAAAAGTTGAAGATCCTAGCCACTATGGTGTTGCTGTTTTAGATGAGGACAGCAAAATACTTTACTTCAAAGAAAAACCCAGGCCTGAAGAAGCTCCAAGTAATTTAGTTAACGCGGGCATTTATGTTTTTGAGCCCGACATTTTTGATCTAATCCCAAAAGGTAAGAATTATGATTTTTCACTAAACCTGTTCCCCAAAATGCTCGAGGAA encodes the following:
- a CDS encoding sugar phosphate nucleotidyltransferase, translated to MKAVLLAGGKGTRLLPLTIYRPKPMMPFFNKPLMEYMLRSLVDIGVDEVVILVGYLKEKIFEYFGNGEDFGVEIKYSNGENIKLGTAGALKKAEKFLDDTFIVASSDVLTNLNFKELVEFHKRKGGIATMALTKVEDPSHYGVAVLDEDSKILYFKEKPRPEEAPSNLVNAGIYVFEPDIFDLIPKGKNYDFSLNLFPKMLEEGIPIYGFPFDEYWNDVGRPSTYLQATEDVFAGKLKLPQINVGSLKGNIEKGGSLFTGSRCILRKPNIVGFAVLGDNVEIGRDVKIERSVIFSNVVIEEGAEIREAIIGENVYIGKGVVIEAGSVIGDNSIIEEFSKIGANVKIWADSRVGKESIILPD